Proteins from one Holophagales bacterium genomic window:
- a CDS encoding helix-turn-helix transcriptional regulator has protein sequence MSKALLETGATLLLMPSSTEALTFGRRLQEIRKKRGLSQKELGAAVGVHYIQVSKYETGVNFPTVGKVLQIARTLQVSLDQLFGEVVPDEAHVKNLRLLRRFRELEQLPKDDQETAIKLVDALIAQGKIRKIVG, from the coding sequence ATGAGCAAGGCCCTTCTGGAAACCGGCGCTACCTTGCTGCTGATGCCCAGCTCCACCGAGGCCCTCACCTTCGGGCGCCGGCTCCAGGAGATCCGCAAGAAGCGCGGCCTCTCCCAGAAGGAGCTCGGCGCCGCCGTCGGCGTCCACTACATCCAGGTCTCCAAGTACGAGACCGGCGTCAATTTCCCGACCGTCGGCAAGGTCCTCCAGATCGCCCGCACCCTCCAGGTCTCCCTCGACCAGCTCTTCGGCGAGGTCGTCCCCGACGAGGCCCACGTCAAGAATCTCCGCCTCCTGCGCCGCTTCCGCGAGCTCGAGCAGCTCCCCAAGGACGACCAGGAGACCGCCATCAAGCTCGTCGACGCCCTCATCGCCCAGGGCAAGATCCGGAAGATCGTCGGGTGA